TATATCTTCTAAGctgtgaaacgtggaaaacattgtggattCTTGACATTTCGGGTGGAAGTGCTAATCTATAAGCaagtgttcccactttctcaagaatctcaaatGGTCTGACGTACCTGGGATTCAGTTTCGCAGCCTTATTGAATCGGattacacccttcatgggtgacaCTTTCACATATGCATTCTCTCCAACTTCAAATTCCACGGGTCGTCTTTTCTGGTCGGCccagcttttctgtcgatcttGTGCAACTTTTAATCTTTCTCTGATCAAAGCAACTTTATCCACTGTTTCTTGGATCAGTTCTGGTCCAACAATGGCtttttcccctacttcatcccaatatagtgACGATCGACATTTTCGCCCATACAAAGTTTCGTACGGTGCCATTTCAATGCTGCTGTGGTAACTATTATTGTACGCGACCTCGATTAAGGGCAAATGTTCGCTCCAATTACCACTGAAGTCTAGAGCAcaagctctcagcatatcctcaagagtttgaattgtcctctctGTTTGGCCGTCGGTCTGAGGGTGATAAGCTGTAATAAGCGTAACTTTAGTCCCCATAGCTtgttgaaagctcttccaaaagcAGGACGTAAATCTAGGATCTCTGTCGGAAAGTATGCTAGCTGGAACTCCGTGCAATCGTAAGATCTCATTCATGTACAATGTGGCTAGCTTGTCCAAATTATAGTTCATGCGGACAGGTAAGAAATGCgcagattttgtgagtctatctacgatCACCCAGATGCCGTCATGACTTTGTCTCGATTTGGGTAAACCgactacaaaatccatggaaatatgttcccatttccattctgggATTTCTAGTGGTTGAAGAAGTCCAccaggtctctggtgttctgccttgacttgctgGCATACGTGACACTTAGAAACAAACATTGCcatgtctttcttcattccattctaccagaaatttttcttcaaatctctgtacatcttggtactgccAGGAtgaactgaaaattttgacttatgTGCTTCAGACATTACTTCTTGTCGAATGTTATCGATGTCTAGTACacacaatcgtcctttcatccacaagATTCCTTTGTTATTCGTCTCGAAATCTGGTGATTTCCCTTCTTTGGATTGCTCTTTCAATTTCACCAAAACGGAATCTCTATTTTGACTTATCTTGATTGTCTCTTGAAGACATGGTTGTGCTGAAAGTGATGCTAGGATCACCTTACTCGTATCCTTTCTACTTAAAGTATCTGCTACCTTGTTGGCTTTGCCTGGGTGGTAGCTTATCGTCAAGTCGTAATCCTTCATGAGTTCaatccaccgtctttgtctcatatttagttctttttgagtgaacaaatatttgaaacttTGGTGATCAGTAAAAACCTCGCACTTGGCTCCATaaagataatgtctccaaatttttagcGCGAACACCCCTGCAGCTAGTTCGAGGTCATGTGTTGGGCAATTCTGTTCATACGGCTTCAACTGCCTTGACGCGTATGCAATCACCCTTCCCTCTTGCATGAGTACACATCCTAAGCCTCCTTTAGATGCatcactgtagatggtgaagtcTTTGCCGTCAGTTGGCAATACCAAAACCGGGGTGGAGGTAAGCTTCTTCTTCAAAGTCTCGAAGCTTTGCTCACATTCTTCATTCCATTGAAATTTAGAGTTCTTCTGTGTGAGCTTGGTGAGGGGTATGGCTATGAAGAGAATCCTTCAACAAACTTTCGATAATAGCCTGCTAATCCCAAGAAGTTTCGAATTTCTGTCACATTCTTTGGTCTAGGCCAATCTGAGATTGCTTCAACTTTCTTAGGGTCAACAGATACTCCTGCTGCTGATATTATGTGTCCCAAGAATGTGACgctctctaaccagaattcacattttttGAACTTGGCGAACAGCTCATTTTCTTTAAGCGTCTGGAGGGTGAGGCGAAGATGTTCCTCATGATCCTCCTTACTTTGTGAATACAcaaggatgtcgtctatgaatacaacCACAAACCTATCAAGGTAAGGTTTGAAGCCtctattcatgaggtccatgaatgtTGCGGGGGCATtggtcagtccaaacggcattacCGTAAACTCGTAATGGCCGTATCTCgtcctgaaggctgttttaggaatatcttctgctttgaccttcAGTTGGTGATAGCCTGACCTTAAGTCGAGCTTGGAAAAGACTATAGCTCCTTTGAGTTGGTCAAACAGATCATCTATTCTTGGACGTGGGTACTTATTattgattgtgatcttattcagttctctgtaatcgatacacaatctcatgcttctgtccttcttctttacgaacaggacaggagctccccacggggatgcgCTTGGTCGGATTTTCTTCTTATCCAACAATTCTTGAATTTGCTCTTTGAGTTCTTTTAATTCCGTTGGGGCCATTGTAtatggtgcttttgagatcggtgcaGCCCCATGAATCAAGTTGATCTCAAACTTCACTTCACGATCGGGGATTGTGCCCGGGAGTTCTTCAGGAAAGACATCCGGAAACTCTTGTACTACCGGAATCTCTTCTACTGCAAGTGCAGTTTCTTGTTTTACCTCGCTTAACATGGCTAGGTAAActtcttctccacttttcatggctttccaagtttGAGAAGCAGGAAGAAAAGTCTTTCGTTCTTTGGTCTtgccatgaaataaaatttgctCTTGGTGTGGAACTTGGATGGTTACCGTCTTTCCATGACAGTCTACTAAAGCATGATTATAGGCTAACCAATCTATTCCAAGAATTACATCGAATTCCACCatgcactacaagaaattctgcatacaacaacgcacatacgacaacggtttttgcaaaaaaccgttgtcgtatgttttttaacaacggttttataaaaaaccgttgtcttttgagggtcaaagacaacggtttttgggatcaattacaacggttctataaaaccgttgcctttgagcgtttttttaggatcaatgacaacggttctaaccgttgtctattagcgtgtttttttggataaTCGACAACGTTTTTAAGAaatcgttgtcgattagcgtggtttttggacaaacaacaatggTTTTgaaaaacgttgcaatatttagcgacggtgttttaaaaactgtcgctaatttaaaacttagTTCGGTttaaaaataaccgtcgctaattttagcgacggttttaacaaaacccgtcgcatgtttaaaattagcgacgattttataaAACtcgtcgctaacattagcgacagtgttctgaaaccgtcgctaatgttagcgacggtataaatataaaccgttgCAAATTTAAATCATGCGACGGTTTCAACATCACCGTCAccaatagcgacggttcaaacaacaaccgtcgcaaattgtctataaatatcacattttcggtccattttcctcAACAACActtcacaatacttaaaatttttctcttttacaccattttatcatttcacacaacacttaaaatttttctctcttacaccattttatcacttcaaacaatacttaaaattttttttctcttacacaatttcacacaacacctaaaatttttctaaccacttcataacacttcaaaatttttttttctcttatacaatttcacacaacacgtaaaatttttctctcttacacgattttactacttcacaacacttaaaatttttttgttttatacgattttagtttcgattataagttttttttagatttattaaattattaaaagtattttttttatttttcgaaacaaattagcgacggacatTGTGattaataaccgtcgctaatattagcgacggtcttgattgataactgtcgctaattttaattagcgacggttaagtaaaccgtcgctcatttgaactagcgacggtttaatgaaCTGTCGCTtattttgaattagcgacggttttaaaaatcgtcgcaaatatGACCTatcacaacggataaaaaccgttgtcgttgaactgACTTTTAATAAccccctcagttacaacagttttaagaaggcaacgacaacggattttatccgttgtcgtttgccgtttttggtGTAGTGATGTTTAGGTGAATCAGGTTTGCCTTGAAACTCTGATTATCTATGAGAACACCAATATCCCGATATAGAGTGCGAGTTTCTAAAATTCGATTTGCAGGAGTTGATACACTATATGGTTCTTCTAAGTTATCAGGCTTAGCTCCTAACTTCTTGGCAAATCTCTTAGACATGAATGAatgcgtagcaccacaatcaaataacaCATAAGCAGGTATATTATTGATTAAAATGGTACCAGCTACGACATCATTGGAGTTGTCAGCCTCTTCTTGAGTGATATCATAGACTCGAGCATTTGGCTTGTTCTCTTTAGGCTTGTTTAGTGTTGTTCCACCTGCTGGACCATTCCTTGGATCTAGAAGAGGGCATTGAGCAATGCGATGGTCCATCTTTCCACAACGGAAACAAGCTCCAGAATTCCTACGACATTCACCAGTGTGAGTGAATCCACAAGTTTGGCACTTGACTCCCTCTTTGCTGGATTGAGAAGGAGTGGTTCCTTTAGATGGAGAACTGATGAATTGGTTACTTGAAAACCTAGGCTTCTTGAATTGTTGGCCCGGTTGGTACTGGCTTGACTGAGGACGTTTGAGTTTGTTCTCACCTTCACGACTCTTAATGTCATTCTCAGCCCTGATGACGGCTCccatcaattcatcaaaactatTGGGCTCGATAACCGCCAGGGCAGATTGAATACGGCTGTTCAATCCCTTCTTAAAGCGATGTATCTTCAAGGCCTCGTCTCCCATGATGCTTGGGGAGTAAGTTCCCAATGAATGGAACTTGGATGAATACTCCACCACTGTCATGTTTGGTTCTTGAACCAAGCTTTCAAATTCTGACAGCTTCTGCACTCGAATTGCTGTCGGAAATTACTGTCTCAGAAATGCCTCTCGGAACCTTTGCCAGGTGATAGGTCCCGTCCCTAACATAGCTGGTGAGACTCCTTCCCACCATTTGGCTGCTCTATCCACAAGAAAAGGTGTAATCACATCTACCCTGATCTCTTGTGGAACCTCAAGGAGTTGAAGATGATTCTCCACCTCCTTCATCCAATTCTGTCCGACCTCAGGATCGGAGCTTCCATCGAATTTTGGGACTCTTGCTCTTCGGAGAGCCTCATAGTGCTACTTCGTCCCATTCTGCGCTGGAGGTGGCTGCGGCGGCTGATTAACATTAGGGTTGACAAACCCTTGTAACGTGGTTGCCAAAATCGTGGCTATAGCTATCAAATCCACTTGGCTGAGGCCAACTGCTGGTGGTGGTTGTTGTTGTGCATCTTCGTCATCGCGGTTGTTGTTGCGGTTTTTGCGATTTTCATAACGAGGGTTGCGATTATTTCTTACTGGTCTTCCGTCCATTTCCTACACATATGAAAGTTCTAAGGTTTTGGCAGAATATGGACTAAACAAAGGAAGCACAATGATTGAGTAATtgctcaaaatttaaatatgaaaccaATGGATAGAAATAACTTTTATTGATTTCCCAAGAAAGTGCAATTGCAATAGAACCTCGAAAATGAAAACAGAAATGCAAATGGAACAAGtgttattacaaaaaaaaaaaaaaaaaaaaaaaaNCTCACTATACTGGTTATGCTGGTGTACAAGTTGGTGATTTTGATCCTTGAGCACTTGGATCTTCTCAATCAAGTTATCACGTAACTCGATGAACTTTGCAACGGTCTCTTGAGAGGTTTCAAACTCTTCTTGAGCTTTTCTATTCCTCTCTTCCGCCTCATGCAGATGATGAGCATAACGTTGAACATCATGTCTTAAGTGTTCTTCTCTATGCTGTAATTCATCCTTGTCCAGCTCTAAGCAATAGTTATGCCACTTGAGCTTCTCTATTTTCTTCTCTAAGCTCTTAATGTAGCTACTCCTGTCAGCCATATCCTACATCCAAAACATGAGAGTAAAGGTTCAGAAGTGATATCAAGAATATAGGTCGAGTTATAGACAAATACTGGAATGAACAGATTCAGTACTGCCTATACAATTAAAAGAAGAAATAGCTCAAAATTTTTCGGTCTCAGAATGGCgtgaaaaatttactaaaaatcctTCACATGAAGAACATGAATGGTACCAAATTTGGTGGAAAATTACTAAACCGTTTGGAAATGAAAATTCCTCAAAGTttcgaaaaatttgaaaattttacggAAAGGACGATATCACCATCTAAACGAAAGAATTTGGGGTTCGTCGATGGTGTAATCGTTCTAGGTTAGATTTTTCTCGTCGAGagctttccaacgcatacttttaatagtaaaaattcCTCTTGGATCCAAAGTTATGGCCGTTTGAAGTTTGCGCGAAAAACACCTCAACTTCCATGCCACTTTGCGAGGTCAACTGCATGCGCTTGCTGGAATTTACTATCTACTGCATTTCTGATGCTACTGCAATCATTCTGCTGCTTTCCAACACTGTTAGAACCAGTCTGCTGCATTTCAGGTCTATTGACCCAGTCTTCTGCATACAGATCTACTGATTTCCATCTACTGGTTCTGGTTTCGGCTACTGGTTTTGGgtctaatgatttttttttactcatTTCAGACATGCTGCTGAAACACTCAGAGCTCTACTGTATTCTGATTTGTTTTCCTTACTGATTTTCCTAACTGTACATAGTTAGTCTATCTTTTCAGTAGTCTATTACAGTAGCTTATTTTCAGTAATCTATTACAGTAGTTTATCATAACTTATTTTCAGAAGTCTATCAGAACTTATTATTTCTAGTTCCTCCTCCCCAGATTATGAAACCTGGTTCTGCTTTGATACCACTTCAATGTCACGCCCCAGAACGGGGGTTGGTTGACACCgacgttgctctcaaatttacattcgaaacaacaagcctcagaagtacagaattttcagaaaccagtcttttattcacaatactgaatattcattgtctgatacaactcaaataataatgttttacagcggaaatgtaaaaccaaatATAATATCGTCTTAACAAATGCAGCGGACTACACATAAATTAGAACTGATAACAACGGTCTCCTTCACTAGCCCCAGAATTgaatctgctcttcttcttctagcttttcttcctcgttcttagctgagatgggtttggtgggtgagtgatatggttgtcactcagtaagcaggggcgggaataactcccaattttcaaacaccatttttacagaaacagaaatacaataatatacagaaaactcttgtttccagaacaggaatcagaattcagaaatcacaGTATTCAGACAGAAATCAGAattagtaagcactgagcacgttagtggatttcatggctaaactgatatcagtcccctatatgttctctcctctaaggggtgaggtcagaatcagaatcagaatccagaaatgttcaaaatatatattcctaccattagttcactagagagtttcagtgcttcaaaatcatatatcatatatcagaaatcaaacatTCAGAAACTGTACATTAAAACCggaattatcaaactgatttcaagatatttatacataatcCCACTTACTGTAATTTGCTAGAAATTTCGGTTGAATTCTGTAATCTGCTGATGTCGCTACTGGTTTCTACAGCTTCGAAAAATGCACTCTCTTAGCTCTAATTTCAAGGTTTGTGTAACCCATTTCAGAGACTTGAGGGtgatatttataggccaaattctGACTGTTGGACTCCCTATTAATGGCCATAATCTGTCATGATGTGCCATTAACAATATTTATTCCATtttaaatgcttcagttacaagtttTAATCTGAATCAGTAGCTTATCTGCTGAAATCTCGCTACTGAacttcttctgctgctggattctgtcAGCTGGATTCTATCTGCTGGAATTTTGTTTGCTGGAAAATAACATCTTCTGAAATATTGgctgctgctggaattgttagcttctgctgGAATTTTCAATTGCTACTGAATATTTCTAGCTACTGCAAAAAAATGCTAGCTGCGggaaattcgggttctcacattaGTAAACTATAACCAGAACTTACAAAAATAGAGtgccaagaaaattattttccttATAATATTGTTAACTCAAATGTATTACTATTGTATGTACAATCACCGACATTCTAGTTCCTATATACGCTTGTAAAGTGTACAAATAATTTCAATAAATCAGGCACTAGTGagcagtgttctaaaaaacGATATTAATTGTTAAACGTGACGAAAACATTaggattaaataaaaaaagggaAGAAAAAATGTCATTCGACGCGCTTAATAGGGAAATATGTAAAGACCCGAAAAATTTGATCAACATGCAaggaaatttatataaatatgcaGGGACATGTTtcgaaaattctaaaaaattaaGGAGAAAATTTGAATTCATTTTTCTAAGTTTAAGAGAAATTATTAATGCAAATAAATTGCTGGACATGAGACTCAAAGATGCAACCATGATTAAGATGTACAAATGGAAAATTTGCATATTGCAACACCATGTTTCAGCCTCAATATAGTAGTTATCCAAGTCATTTAAGCACCATTATTTCTTAATTGAATAAACAAAATTAAGAATTGTTTATTTCTCATAAAAATGTGTATAATGACCATTAAATGAGGCCCTTTCAACTCATATTTGGtgacctataaatagaggcaaTGTGTTAAGAAAACACCACAACAAATCACTCTAAAACCTTCAGATTTTCGAGCATCACTAGCTGCAAGGGGGAACAAAATTCTTCAAAGTTTTCcaagccaaaattttgtcctAGTGCTGTCAGATTATTGAGGCAAGGTCTTGTCCAATTCAAGTAGCATAGTCTTTCTATTTAAGCGATCAactaattaaagaaaaattcagcaagttCTTCGTGTTTTTGGAGCATCTTTCAGTAAGTGggcttatatattttttgataaaagtTTTGCACACTTGTTTTCAATAAGCATTTCTGTTTTAACttgtattatttgttttaaaaccgagcatcatatatttttatacgaTCCTTGAAAATATGTACTGAAGTTTATGAATAAATTgtaggaatatatattatgaatatACCCGATTCTTGATTCCTGTCTCATCCCTTAGATGATTAAAATATAGTGGACTGAAATCAGTTAGTGATGAAATTCGTAATTTGTTCAGTGCATAAATTTGATACATTTTTATTTCtgaatatttgaaatt
The DNA window shown above is from Primulina huaijiensis isolate GDHJ02 chromosome 12, ASM1229523v2, whole genome shotgun sequence and carries:
- the LOC140990175 gene encoding uncharacterized protein, producing MTVVEYSSKFHSLGTYSPSIMGDEALKIHRFKKGLNSRIQSALAVIEPNSFDELMGAVIRAENDIKSREGENKLKRPQSSQYQPGQQFKKPRFSSNQFISSPSKGTTPSQSSKEGVKCQTCGFTHTGECRRNSGACFRCGKMDHRIAQCPLLDPRNGPAGGTTLNKPKENKPNARVYDITQEEADNSNDVVAGTILINNIPAYVLFDCGATHSFMSKRFAKKLGAKPDNLEEPYSVSTPANRILETRTLYRDIGVLIDNQSFKANLIHLNITTPKTANDNG